A window of Streptomyces armeniacus contains these coding sequences:
- a CDS encoding CPBP family intramembrane glutamic endopeptidase: MRLVWQLLAVAAVAFVGGQGVAAVEGNPWVTFALGVPTAVLSVLVYAWVVGRTEHRPVTELARDGAESALGRGALIGAGGFGFVIANIAFLGDYEVDGLGSPSGAVGLLGFMAAAAVTEELLYRGVLFRIIEGWTGTWIALSLTGTLFGMSHLLNPNASLWGAIAIAIEAGGMLGAAYVATRSLWLPIGLHFGWNFAAGGIFSTEVSGNETPEGLLESTTSGPAAVTGGDFGPEGSLYSVLFGLLATVGFMWLARRRGYVVPRRRADRVDATTKIPQ; this comes from the coding sequence ATGAGGCTGGTATGGCAGCTCTTGGCCGTTGCGGCGGTCGCTTTCGTGGGCGGCCAGGGTGTCGCCGCGGTGGAGGGGAACCCGTGGGTCACGTTCGCGCTCGGCGTCCCCACGGCCGTGCTGTCGGTGCTCGTCTACGCCTGGGTGGTGGGGCGGACCGAGCACCGCCCGGTCACGGAACTGGCCCGGGACGGCGCCGAGTCCGCGCTCGGCCGGGGCGCGCTCATCGGCGCCGGCGGGTTCGGTTTCGTCATCGCGAACATCGCCTTCCTCGGGGACTACGAAGTCGACGGCCTCGGCTCACCGTCGGGCGCGGTGGGGCTGCTCGGCTTCATGGCGGCCGCCGCCGTGACGGAGGAACTGCTGTACCGCGGCGTGCTGTTCCGGATCATCGAGGGATGGACCGGCACGTGGATCGCGCTGTCCCTGACCGGCACGCTGTTCGGCATGTCCCACCTCCTCAACCCGAACGCCAGCCTGTGGGGCGCCATCGCCATCGCGATCGAGGCCGGCGGCATGCTCGGCGCCGCGTACGTCGCCACCCGCAGCCTGTGGCTGCCGATCGGCCTGCACTTCGGCTGGAACTTCGCCGCGGGCGGCATCTTCAGCACCGAGGTCTCCGGCAACGAGACCCCGGAGGGCCTGCTGGAGTCCACCACCTCGGGCCCGGCAGCGGTCACCGGCGGCGACTTCGGCCCGGAAGGCAGCCTGTACTCGGTGCTGTTCGGCCTGCTGGCGACGGTCGGGTTCATGTGGCTGGCCCGCAGGCGCGGTTACGTGGTGCCCCGCCGCCGCGCCGACCGTGTGGACGCCACGACTAAGATTCCCCAGTGA
- a CDS encoding ABC transporter permease produces MTTTSTGAEPVAAAAADTRRRRPRGADLIVKFNLVLVFLALCTVASFLAPEFLTTRNMSNLFQQSALTGIVAIGMTMVILTAGIDLSVGSVAAFGGMTVALLIDKDVHFVLAIAASLAAGAAFGAVMGGLSAYLSLPAFMTTLAGLTAIRGLTYLLSDGEPVGGSSPEAFRLLGGGFIGYVPIVGLIFVGVAIAAALVLRGTTFGEYIYAVGSNKEAARLSGLPVRGVITAVFVISGALSALAGVLLTSRLTIGQPTAFNGLELDAIAAVVLGGTNLFGGRGGVMGTFVAILLLSVLRNLCNLMGLGSFFQMVVTGLILVVALILNMLMEKRGSRA; encoded by the coding sequence ATGACCACGACCTCCACGGGAGCAGAGCCGGTCGCTGCTGCCGCCGCCGACACCCGACGGCGCCGGCCGCGGGGCGCGGACCTCATCGTCAAGTTCAACCTGGTGCTCGTCTTCCTCGCGCTGTGCACCGTGGCGAGCTTCCTCGCCCCGGAGTTCCTGACGACGCGCAACATGTCGAACCTGTTCCAGCAGTCGGCACTGACCGGCATCGTAGCCATCGGGATGACCATGGTCATCCTCACCGCCGGCATCGACCTGTCGGTCGGCAGCGTCGCCGCCTTCGGCGGGATGACCGTCGCCCTGCTCATCGACAAGGACGTCCACTTCGTCCTGGCCATAGCCGCCAGCCTGGCCGCGGGCGCCGCGTTCGGGGCGGTGATGGGCGGGCTGTCGGCGTATCTGTCGCTGCCCGCGTTCATGACGACCCTCGCCGGGCTCACCGCCATCCGCGGACTCACGTACCTCCTCTCGGACGGCGAACCGGTCGGCGGCAGCAGCCCCGAGGCGTTCCGGCTCCTCGGCGGCGGCTTCATCGGCTACGTGCCGATCGTCGGCCTGATCTTCGTCGGCGTCGCCATCGCGGCGGCCCTGGTGCTGCGCGGCACGACGTTCGGCGAGTACATCTACGCCGTCGGCAGCAACAAGGAGGCCGCGCGGCTCTCCGGGCTGCCCGTACGGGGTGTGATCACCGCCGTCTTCGTCATCTCCGGCGCCCTGTCCGCCCTGGCCGGCGTGCTGCTGACCTCCCGGCTCACCATCGGGCAGCCCACCGCGTTCAACGGGCTCGAACTCGACGCCATCGCGGCCGTCGTCCTCGGCGGCACCAACCTGTTCGGCGGGCGCGGCGGCGTCATGGGCACGTTCGTGGCGATCCTGCTGCTGTCCGTCCTGCGCAACCTGTGCAATCTCATGGGCCTCGGCTCGTTCTTCCAGATGGTCGTCACCGGACTGATCCTGGTCGTCGCGCTGATCCTCAACATGCTGATGGAGAAGCGGGGTTCCCGTGCCTGA
- a CDS encoding sensor histidine kinase yields MSTLRRIPELWQRIPVLWRRFDTAVGYAVALVLSVGSLLPVFQSQGTMLGGVPHRPFDALAIAAVALQGLPIAVCRRWPVICLVLVSAGFAVDQLRGYHSFAGTALPIALVAVGAKLERHRRLTALLLTVAYVPLVAALLHLGSGESAGGFVTFYLATCLAWGIGTWLRSNRAAEADRRRRVAEDTRTAERARIARELHDVVTHHVTAMVVQAEAARYLTAAPDRLDQTLTTVTDTGRRAITDLRHLLDLLNPDYGSEDRTPSIGRLHTLVEQTRRAGQQVEFTEEGTPAESTGSADLVAYRVVQESLTNALKYAHGSRTSVLVRHGVREITVEVSTDGSGARAGSPGGSGRGLAGLRERVHVLGGDFSAGRRTGGGFVVHARIPGRSLS; encoded by the coding sequence GTGAGCACTCTTCGCCGGATTCCGGAGCTGTGGCAGCGGATCCCGGTCCTGTGGCGCCGGTTCGACACCGCCGTCGGGTACGCCGTCGCGCTGGTGCTCTCCGTAGGCTCGCTGCTGCCCGTGTTCCAGAGCCAGGGGACGATGCTCGGCGGCGTACCGCACCGCCCCTTCGACGCGCTGGCCATCGCGGCCGTCGCCCTCCAAGGGCTCCCGATCGCCGTGTGCCGGCGGTGGCCGGTCATCTGCCTCGTCCTGGTGTCGGCCGGCTTCGCCGTCGACCAGCTCCGCGGCTACCACTCGTTCGCGGGCACCGCGCTGCCCATCGCACTGGTCGCGGTGGGGGCCAAGCTGGAACGGCACCGGCGCCTTACCGCGCTCCTGCTCACCGTGGCGTACGTGCCCCTGGTGGCCGCGCTCCTGCACCTCGGTTCGGGCGAGTCCGCGGGCGGGTTCGTCACGTTCTATCTGGCGACGTGCCTCGCGTGGGGCATCGGCACGTGGCTGCGCTCCAACCGGGCCGCCGAGGCCGACCGCCGCCGCCGCGTCGCCGAGGACACCCGTACGGCCGAACGCGCCCGCATCGCCCGCGAGTTGCACGACGTCGTGACCCACCACGTGACGGCGATGGTCGTACAGGCCGAAGCGGCCCGCTATCTGACCGCCGCGCCCGACCGCCTCGACCAGACCCTGACCACGGTCACCGACACCGGCCGGCGCGCCATCACCGACCTGCGGCACCTGCTCGACCTGCTCAACCCCGACTACGGCAGCGAGGACAGGACGCCTTCCATCGGCCGGCTGCACACGCTCGTGGAGCAGACGCGCCGGGCCGGGCAGCAGGTGGAGTTCACCGAGGAGGGCACACCGGCGGAGTCGACGGGCAGCGCCGACCTCGTGGCGTACCGGGTCGTACAGGAATCCCTGACGAACGCGCTCAAGTACGCACACGGCAGCCGCACTTCGGTCCTGGTGCGGCACGGCGTACGGGAGATCACCGTCGAGGTCAGCACGGACGGTTCCGGCGCGCGGGCCGGTTCCCCCGGCGGGAGCGGGCGCGGCCTCGCCGGGCTCCGCGAACGCGTACACGTCCTGGGCGGCGACTTCAGCGCGGGCCGGCGTACGGGCGGCGGCTTCGTCGTACACGCGCGCATCCCCGGGAGGAGCCTGTCGTGA
- a CDS encoding response regulator, whose amino-acid sequence MTAPTRVLVCDDQVLVRTGLVTIIDAQPDLEVAGECGDGQAAVDLAGRLHPDVVVMDVRMPVLDGIEATRLLAGAGVEHPVKVLVVTTFNLDEYVYQALRAGASGFLLKDAPPAQLLHGIRTVAMGAALLDPEVTRQLVGRYAARIRPTEDSPDDIPLTPRELEVLRLIADGRSNSEIAATLWISQETVKTFVSRILSKLELRDRVQAVVYAYRQGLVT is encoded by the coding sequence GTGACCGCGCCGACCCGGGTCCTCGTCTGCGACGACCAAGTGCTGGTCCGCACCGGGCTGGTGACGATCATCGACGCCCAGCCCGACCTCGAGGTGGCGGGCGAGTGCGGCGACGGGCAGGCCGCCGTCGACCTCGCCGGCCGGCTGCACCCGGACGTCGTGGTGATGGACGTACGCATGCCGGTGCTCGACGGCATCGAGGCCACCCGCCTGCTGGCCGGCGCCGGGGTGGAGCATCCCGTCAAGGTGCTCGTCGTGACGACGTTCAACCTGGACGAGTACGTCTACCAGGCGCTGCGCGCGGGAGCGAGCGGGTTCCTGCTCAAGGACGCGCCGCCCGCCCAACTGCTGCACGGCATCCGCACGGTGGCCATGGGCGCGGCACTGCTCGACCCCGAGGTGACGCGCCAGCTCGTGGGCAGATACGCCGCCCGCATCCGGCCCACCGAGGACTCCCCGGACGACATCCCCCTCACCCCTCGCGAACTGGAGGTCCTCCGCCTCATCGCGGACGGCCGCTCCAACAGCGAGATCGCCGCGACACTCTGGATCAGCCAGGAGACCGTCAAGACCTTCGTGTCCCGCATCCTCAGCAAGCTCGAACTACGCGACCGCGTCCAGGCCGTCGTCTACGCCTACCGCCAGGGCCTGGTCACCTGA
- a CDS encoding VWA domain-containing protein has protein sequence MDGTPSTLNELANRTGKWLGMSAAASGRHTAAVVADRFEQIAWRDTYAQSAGLRELAEELSGRYGTGPGAGAGTRTGPGADGGPTGGRPTDDLLADAFLAAYKVALRLREPGEMDHSRLFNHQVVSSLVESPEFAELRRETAGDPYAAAMAVLAQAPALRRMLDHSRDARERAEQAKQARHGAEGAATAVGEALQQAAAGADEAGTVPAPAADAVQRAVETAEAAEAAARQAAEGAAQALAAAAPGVAAGARSAAAKAAKGAREEAALMRAWGVGAGELERMAFDERARLAERLRTGRLAQWAELIGRFRQMASGERARKVENATGELVDVTLGDDLSRVIPSELANLGLPELRAVFAARYAAGELMLYDSQGEQTTGQGAVIACVDTSHSMYTEGPGGVSREAWAKGCALALLDQARHAERDFVGILFSAAGKIQVFRFPAGQPAGIARTLDFAETFLGGGTSYQTPLTAAAELLEEEFNDAARTRGDIVMLTDDECDVTEKWMRGWQEAKHRLGFRVFGVAIGAPPAAEAGSVLDALCDNLRSVEDFTDVHAAADLFRVI, from the coding sequence GTGGACGGGACACCGAGCACGCTCAACGAGCTGGCGAACCGCACCGGCAAGTGGCTCGGCATGTCCGCCGCCGCCTCCGGGCGGCACACCGCGGCCGTGGTCGCGGACCGGTTCGAGCAGATTGCGTGGCGCGACACGTACGCGCAGTCGGCCGGACTGCGCGAGCTGGCCGAGGAGTTGAGCGGGCGGTACGGGACCGGGCCCGGGGCCGGGGCCGGGACGAGGACCGGGCCCGGGGCGGACGGCGGCCCGACCGGCGGCCGGCCGACCGACGACCTGCTGGCCGACGCGTTCCTGGCCGCGTACAAGGTCGCCCTCCGGCTGCGCGAGCCCGGGGAGATGGACCACTCGCGGCTGTTCAACCACCAGGTCGTCAGCTCGCTGGTGGAGTCGCCCGAGTTCGCCGAGCTGCGCCGGGAGACGGCAGGCGACCCGTACGCCGCCGCCATGGCCGTACTCGCCCAGGCCCCCGCGCTGCGCCGGATGCTGGACCACTCACGGGACGCCCGGGAACGGGCCGAGCAGGCGAAGCAGGCCAGGCACGGCGCCGAAGGCGCCGCGACCGCCGTGGGCGAGGCGCTCCAGCAGGCCGCCGCCGGGGCCGACGAGGCGGGCACCGTACCGGCCCCGGCGGCGGACGCCGTACAGCGGGCGGTCGAGACCGCGGAGGCCGCCGAAGCCGCCGCACGCCAAGCCGCCGAGGGCGCCGCGCAGGCCCTCGCGGCGGCGGCCCCCGGCGTGGCGGCGGGGGCGCGGAGCGCGGCGGCGAAGGCCGCCAAGGGCGCGCGGGAGGAGGCCGCGCTGATGCGGGCGTGGGGCGTCGGCGCCGGCGAGCTGGAGCGGATGGCGTTCGACGAGCGCGCCCGGCTCGCTGAACGGCTGCGCACCGGCCGGCTCGCGCAGTGGGCCGAACTGATCGGCCGCTTCCGGCAGATGGCCAGCGGCGAGCGCGCCCGTAAGGTGGAGAACGCGACCGGGGAACTGGTCGACGTCACGCTCGGCGACGACCTGTCCCGCGTGATCCCCTCCGAGCTGGCCAACCTCGGACTGCCCGAACTGCGCGCGGTGTTCGCCGCGCGCTACGCCGCCGGGGAGCTGATGCTCTACGACAGCCAGGGCGAGCAGACCACCGGCCAGGGCGCCGTCATCGCGTGCGTGGACACCTCGCACTCCATGTACACGGAGGGGCCCGGCGGGGTCAGCCGGGAGGCGTGGGCCAAGGGGTGCGCCCTGGCGCTGCTGGACCAGGCCCGCCACGCCGAACGCGACTTCGTCGGCATCCTGTTCTCCGCCGCCGGCAAGATCCAGGTCTTCCGCTTTCCGGCCGGGCAGCCCGCCGGGATCGCCCGGACCCTGGACTTCGCGGAGACCTTCCTCGGCGGCGGCACCAGCTACCAGACACCCCTGACCGCTGCCGCCGAACTGCTGGAGGAGGAGTTCAACGACGCCGCCCGCACGCGCGGAGACATCGTGATGCTCACGGACGACGAGTGCGACGTCACCGAGAAGTGGATGCGCGGCTGGCAGGAGGCCAAACACCGGCTGGGCTTCCGCGTCTTCGGCGTGGCCATCGGCGCCCCGCCCGCGGCCGAGGCCGGCTCGGTCCTGGACGCGCTGTGCGACAACCTCCGCTCCGTCGAGGACTTCACCGACGTCCACGCCGCCGCCGACCTCTTCCGGGTGATCTGA
- a CDS encoding aldehyde dehydrogenase family protein yields the protein MSEQKSEQKSEQKSEQKSEQKSEQKSGQKSGQKSGHGGSTPQPPPAPVRLAVRKTYKLYVGGAFPRSESGRSYPVTTADGAPLANAALASRKDARDAVVAARRAFGPWAARSAYNRGQILYRVAEMIEGRRGQFVRETADAQGLDRAAAEDVVAAAVDRWVYYAGWTDKIAQVVGGANAVSGPYDNHSVPEPTGVVAVLAPAGSPLLGLVSVLAPVVASGNTAVVVAAEHAPLPAVTLAEALATSDLPGGVVNILSGRLSELAPPLASHADVNALDLAGAGESATELERAAAATLKRVLRPQPSPDWAALPGLARVTPFLETKTYWHPVGT from the coding sequence ATATCCGAGCAGAAGTCCGAGCAGAAGTCCGAGCAGAAGTCCGAGCAGAAGTCCGAGCAGAAGTCCGAGCAGAAGTCCGGGCAGAAGTCCGGGCAGAAGTCCGGGCACGGCGGCAGCACGCCCCAACCCCCGCCCGCGCCCGTACGGCTGGCGGTCCGCAAGACGTACAAGCTGTACGTGGGCGGCGCGTTCCCTCGATCCGAGTCGGGCAGGAGCTATCCCGTGACCACAGCCGACGGCGCCCCGCTCGCCAACGCCGCGCTCGCCTCCCGCAAGGACGCCCGCGACGCCGTCGTCGCGGCCCGGCGGGCCTTCGGGCCGTGGGCGGCCCGCAGCGCGTACAACCGGGGGCAGATCCTCTACCGCGTGGCCGAGATGATCGAGGGCCGCCGCGGCCAGTTCGTACGGGAGACCGCCGACGCCCAGGGCCTCGACCGCGCCGCGGCCGAGGACGTGGTCGCGGCGGCCGTCGACCGGTGGGTGTACTACGCGGGCTGGACGGACAAGATCGCCCAGGTCGTGGGCGGCGCCAACGCCGTATCGGGGCCGTACGACAACCATTCCGTGCCGGAGCCCACCGGCGTCGTCGCCGTCCTCGCCCCCGCCGGCTCCCCGCTGCTGGGGCTCGTGTCGGTCCTCGCCCCGGTCGTCGCCTCCGGCAACACGGCCGTGGTGGTCGCCGCCGAGCACGCCCCCCTGCCCGCCGTCACGCTGGCGGAGGCCCTCGCCACCTCCGATCTGCCCGGCGGCGTCGTCAACATCCTCAGCGGCCGGCTCTCCGAACTCGCCCCGCCCCTCGCCTCGCACGCGGACGTCAACGCCCTGGACCTGGCCGGCGCGGGGGAGTCGGCCACCGAACTGGAGCGGGCCGCGGCGGCCACGCTCAAGCGCGTCCTGCGGCCCCAGCCCTCGCCCGACTGGGCGGCGCTCCCCGGGCTCGCCCGCGTCACCCCGTTCCTGGAGACGAAGACGTACTGGCACCCGGTCGGGACGTAA
- the deoC gene encoding deoxyribose-phosphate aldolase — MPDDNTATPAPAVDASLSNASLRAALHGLPGVDEVGARARAAGLATRSIKTTAKAQGIDLAIRMVDLTTLEGADTPGKVRALAAKARRPDPADRSVPHAAAVCVYPDLVGVAVRALRGSGVGVASVATAFPAGRAPLEVKLLDTRQAVADGADEIDMVIDRGAFLAGDYRKVHDEIAAVKEACARPGGGAAHLKVILETGELETYDNVRRASWLAMRAGADFIKTSTGKVAPAATLPVTLVMLEAVRDFRAATGRQVGVKPAGGIRTAKDALRLLVLVNETAGPDWLDPAWFRIGASSLLNDLLMQRTRLTTGTYSGPDYYTLD; from the coding sequence GTGCCTGACGACAACACCGCGACCCCGGCACCCGCCGTGGACGCCTCCCTCAGCAACGCGTCGCTGCGCGCCGCCCTGCACGGCCTCCCCGGCGTCGACGAGGTGGGGGCGCGCGCCCGCGCCGCCGGCCTGGCCACCCGCTCCATCAAGACCACCGCCAAGGCGCAGGGCATCGACCTGGCCATCCGCATGGTCGACCTGACGACGCTGGAGGGCGCCGACACCCCCGGCAAGGTACGGGCGCTGGCCGCGAAGGCCCGGCGGCCCGACCCGGCCGACCGCTCCGTGCCGCACGCCGCCGCCGTCTGCGTCTACCCCGACCTGGTCGGCGTCGCCGTACGCGCCCTGCGCGGCAGCGGCGTCGGCGTCGCCTCGGTCGCCACGGCCTTCCCCGCAGGCCGGGCGCCGCTCGAAGTGAAGCTCCTCGACACCCGCCAGGCCGTCGCCGACGGCGCCGACGAGATCGACATGGTGATCGACCGCGGCGCCTTCCTGGCCGGCGACTACCGCAAGGTCCACGACGAGATCGCGGCGGTCAAGGAGGCGTGCGCGCGGCCCGGGGGCGGCGCCGCCCACCTCAAGGTGATCCTGGAGACCGGCGAGCTGGAGACGTACGACAACGTCCGCCGCGCCTCCTGGCTCGCGATGCGGGCCGGCGCCGACTTCATCAAGACCTCCACGGGCAAGGTCGCGCCCGCCGCGACGCTGCCCGTCACCCTGGTCATGCTGGAGGCCGTACGCGACTTCCGCGCCGCGACCGGCCGCCAGGTCGGCGTCAAACCCGCGGGCGGCATCCGTACGGCCAAGGACGCGCTCCGCCTCCTGGTGCTGGTCAACGAGACCGCAGGGCCGGACTGGCTCGATCCGGCGTGGTTCCGGATCGGTGCCTCCAGCCTGCTCAACGACCTGCTGATGCAGCGCACCAGGCTCACGACCGGAACCTACTCCGGCCCCGACTACTACACCCTGGACTGA
- a CDS encoding aldehyde dehydrogenase family protein codes for MPDQNPFTYAPAPESRAVVSLRPAYGLFIDGEFTEPAEQTLTTLNPADEQPLAEVSVAGDADVDRAVAAARRAYDGRWSRTTGTERGKYLFRISRIIQERAREIAVLESLDNGKPIRETRDFDIPQAAAHFFYYAGWADKLAHGVRGPHPADGTGSGTGSGPYPRPLGVAAQIIPWNFPLLMLAWKIAPALAAGNTVVLKPAETTPLTALLFAEICQEAELPPGVVNIVTGASGTGRALVAHPGTDKVAFTGSTDVGREIARAVAGTPRKLTLELGGKGANIVYDDAALDQAVEGIVSGIFFNQGQVCCAGSRLLVQESVADDVLHRLRERVSRLRLGDPLDKNTDVGAINSAAQLARIRALAQTGRDEGGEAWSPDCELPARGYWFAPTVFTGVTQAHRIAREEIFGPVLSVLTFRTPQEAVEKANNTPYGLSAGVWTEKGSRMLWTASRLRAGVIWSNTFNNFDPASPFGGYRESGYGREGGRHGLEAYLDV; via the coding sequence ATGCCCGACCAGAACCCCTTCACGTACGCGCCCGCGCCCGAATCACGGGCCGTGGTCTCGCTGCGGCCCGCGTACGGGCTGTTCATCGACGGCGAGTTCACCGAACCGGCCGAGCAGACGCTGACCACCCTCAACCCGGCCGACGAACAGCCCCTGGCCGAGGTGTCCGTGGCCGGCGACGCGGACGTGGACCGCGCCGTCGCCGCCGCCCGCCGCGCGTACGACGGCCGGTGGTCCCGTACGACCGGCACCGAACGCGGGAAGTACCTGTTCCGCATCAGCCGGATCATCCAGGAGCGCGCACGCGAGATCGCCGTGCTGGAGTCCCTCGACAACGGCAAGCCGATCAGGGAGACCCGGGACTTCGACATCCCGCAGGCCGCCGCGCACTTCTTCTACTACGCGGGCTGGGCCGACAAGCTCGCCCACGGCGTCCGCGGGCCGCACCCGGCGGACGGCACAGGCAGCGGCACCGGCAGCGGCCCGTACCCGCGGCCGCTGGGCGTCGCCGCACAGATCATCCCGTGGAACTTCCCGCTCCTGATGCTCGCCTGGAAGATCGCCCCCGCGCTCGCCGCCGGCAACACCGTCGTCCTGAAGCCGGCCGAGACCACACCGCTCACCGCGCTCCTGTTCGCCGAGATCTGCCAGGAGGCCGAACTGCCCCCGGGTGTCGTCAACATCGTCACCGGAGCCTCCGGCACCGGTCGCGCCCTCGTCGCCCACCCCGGCACCGACAAGGTCGCCTTCACCGGGTCCACCGACGTCGGCCGCGAGATCGCCCGCGCCGTCGCGGGCACGCCCAGGAAGCTCACCCTCGAACTCGGCGGCAAGGGCGCCAACATCGTCTACGACGACGCCGCCCTCGACCAGGCCGTCGAGGGGATCGTGAGCGGCATCTTCTTCAACCAGGGGCAGGTGTGTTGCGCCGGCTCGCGGCTGCTGGTCCAGGAGTCCGTCGCGGACGACGTCCTGCACCGGCTCCGCGAACGCGTCTCCCGGCTGCGGCTCGGCGACCCCCTCGACAAGAACACCGACGTCGGCGCCATCAACTCCGCCGCACAGCTCGCCCGTATCCGCGCGCTCGCCCAGACCGGCCGCGACGAGGGCGGCGAGGCGTGGTCCCCCGACTGCGAACTCCCCGCCCGCGGCTACTGGTTCGCGCCGACCGTCTTCACCGGAGTGACCCAGGCGCACCGCATCGCCCGCGAGGAGATCTTCGGCCCCGTGCTGTCCGTCCTCACCTTCCGCACCCCGCAGGAGGCGGTCGAGAAGGCGAACAACACGCCGTACGGACTCTCCGCCGGCGTCTGGACGGAGAAGGGCAGCCGGATGCTGTGGACCGCCAGCCGGCTGCGCGCCGGCGTGATCTGGTCCAACACCTTCAACAACTTCGACCCCGCCAGCCCCTTCGGCGGCTATCGCGAGTCCGGCTACGGACGCGAGGGCGGACGCCACGGCCTGGAGGCATACCTCGATGTCTGA
- a CDS encoding alpha/beta fold hydrolase has protein sequence MNRKTRTSAVLALCCTVAGAGLVGCEDSSSDSDAKPSTSATAQKGEGALPDGAQKLDVGGSSVNVSCSGPAADGAPVVVLMHGGGDSVKKMAGFQKTLSKKNRVCSYDRLGAGASDKPAGPQTVESSGKVLTAVLEQVAADAPVVLAGHSLGGLLAARYAPDHQDKVKGLVLMDATSPTQSADVTREVPETATGPAGDLRKQFLAIAAGNNPEKLVIKDGEVRSAGDIPVEVIQHGEKYLEAVPEHGPGLERAWSEGQRKWLAISSRSKLSTAAKSGHHIYLDRPDVAAKATQRVVARATA, from the coding sequence ATGAACCGCAAGACCCGGACTTCCGCCGTACTCGCGCTGTGCTGCACCGTGGCCGGCGCGGGACTCGTCGGCTGCGAGGATTCGTCCTCGGACTCCGACGCGAAACCCTCCACCTCCGCCACCGCGCAGAAGGGCGAGGGGGCCCTTCCGGACGGGGCCCAGAAGCTCGACGTCGGCGGCAGCTCGGTGAACGTGTCCTGCTCGGGCCCCGCGGCCGACGGCGCGCCGGTCGTCGTCCTGATGCACGGGGGAGGCGACAGCGTGAAGAAGATGGCCGGTTTCCAGAAGACCCTGAGCAAGAAGAACCGGGTCTGCTCGTACGACCGCCTCGGCGCGGGCGCCAGCGACAAGCCCGCCGGGCCCCAGACCGTCGAGAGCAGCGGCAAGGTGCTCACCGCCGTACTCGAGCAGGTCGCCGCCGACGCCCCGGTCGTCCTGGCGGGGCACTCCCTGGGCGGGCTGCTCGCCGCCCGGTACGCCCCCGACCACCAGGACAAGGTCAAGGGCCTGGTCCTGATGGACGCCACCTCCCCGACCCAGAGCGCCGACGTCACCCGCGAGGTCCCCGAAACCGCCACCGGTCCGGCGGGCGACCTGCGGAAGCAGTTCCTCGCGATCGCCGCGGGGAACAACCCGGAGAAGCTTGTGATCAAGGACGGCGAGGTCCGTTCGGCCGGGGACATTCCGGTGGAGGTGATCCAGCACGGGGAGAAGTACCTGGAGGCCGTGCCCGAGCACGGACCGGGTCTGGAGCGGGCGTGGTCCGAAGGCCAGCGGAAGTGGCTCGCGATCTCCAGCCGCAGCAAGCTGAGCACGGCGGCGAAGAGCGGCCACCACATCTATCTGGACCGGCCTGACGTCGCGGCGAAGGCCACGCAGCGAGTCGTGGCCCGCGCCACGGCCTGA